The following are encoded together in the Candidatus Flexicrinis proximus genome:
- a CDS encoding AraC family transcriptional regulator has protein sequence MDVMHFQRAGNETQRLHLSQKELVERVGRFVREDGVIQPLKGLHLARVSSPLEKIHSVMEPSFCVIAQGSKEVFLGSTRYQYDPFNYLLATLELPRVSQVLEASRERPYLSVRLELDPHLVGSVIVESGQAAPPRHTDQRAVDVSPLDANLLDAVVRLVRLLEAPAEAPILMPLITREIIYRLLLGAQGGRLRHLATLGGFTTHIARAIQRLRQDFDQPLRVEQLANELGMSVSGFHAQFKAVTAMSPLQFQKQLRLQEARRLMIGEDLDASSAAYRVGYNDASHFNREYKSVFGVPPMRDVQQLREAARAYPG, from the coding sequence ATGGATGTGATGCACTTTCAACGGGCCGGAAACGAGACGCAGCGCCTGCACCTCAGCCAGAAGGAACTTGTCGAGAGAGTTGGGCGATTCGTTCGCGAAGATGGCGTGATCCAACCGCTCAAGGGGCTGCATCTGGCGCGCGTTTCGTCGCCTCTGGAAAAGATTCACAGTGTCATGGAGCCGTCCTTTTGTGTGATCGCCCAGGGCAGCAAGGAAGTCTTTCTGGGCAGCACACGCTATCAGTACGACCCTTTCAATTATCTTCTCGCCACACTCGAACTCCCGCGCGTCAGCCAGGTTCTGGAAGCATCGAGAGAGCGTCCGTATCTCAGTGTCCGGCTGGAGCTCGACCCACATCTGGTTGGCTCAGTCATAGTGGAATCAGGTCAGGCAGCGCCGCCACGGCATACGGACCAGCGGGCCGTTGACGTCAGCCCGCTGGATGCGAACCTGCTGGATGCCGTCGTGCGGTTGGTCAGGCTCCTGGAAGCCCCGGCCGAAGCGCCGATCCTGATGCCGCTCATCACACGAGAAATTATCTATCGTCTCCTGCTCGGAGCACAGGGCGGGCGACTCCGGCATCTGGCGACGCTGGGAGGCTTTACCACGCACATCGCCAGAGCGATTCAACGTCTCCGGCAGGACTTTGACCAGCCATTGCGTGTCGAGCAGCTTGCCAACGAGTTGGGCATGAGCGTTTCGGGGTTCCACGCTCAGTTCAAGGCGGTCACCGCCATGAGTCCGCTGCAATTCCAGAAGCAGCTCAGACTGCAGGAAGCGCGCCGGCTGATGATCGGCGAGGACCTTGATGCCAGCTCGGCCGCTTATCGCGTGGGATACAACGATGCCTCGCACTTCAACCGGGAGTACAAGAGCGTCTTTGGTGTCCCGCCGATGCGCGACGTGCAGCAGCTGCGTGAGGCGGCCAGAGCCTACCCCGGCTGA
- a CDS encoding cupin domain-containing protein produces the protein MDIKRNGSQPSGTGPAEWFTGLVRVDPLFNAPEPARVSAASVTFEPGARTAWHSHPLGQTLIVTAGCGRVQSRGGAIAEIHPGDVIWIPPGEQHWHGAAPTTAMTHISILEKLDGKSADWMEHVSDEQYQR, from the coding sequence CTGGACATTAAACGGAACGGCTCACAACCCTCTGGCACAGGACCTGCGGAATGGTTTACAGGACTAGTCCGGGTTGATCCCCTCTTCAATGCACCCGAGCCGGCGCGCGTAAGCGCTGCCAGCGTCACCTTTGAGCCGGGCGCGCGGACGGCCTGGCACAGCCACCCGCTCGGACAGACCCTGATCGTAACTGCGGGCTGCGGGCGGGTACAAAGCCGGGGCGGGGCCATCGCGGAAATCCATCCGGGAGATGTCATCTGGATTCCGCCGGGCGAGCAGCACTGGCACGGGGCCGCACCGACAACCGCTATGACCCACATCTCCATCTTAGAAAAGCTCGATGGCAAATCTGCTGATTGGATGGAGCACGTCAGCGACGAACAATATCAACGGTGA
- a CDS encoding aldo/keto reductase, whose translation MQKRKLGNSGLEVSALGLGCMRMTFGDAPIGDRQDMIAFLHAAVERGITFFDTAEVYGPFTNEDLLGEALEPFRGQVVIATKFGFKHDPEKGPHPSVGLDSRPEQIRRVAEASLKRLRVDAIDLFYQHRVDPNVPIEDVAGAVRDLIQAGKVKHFGLSEADATTIRRAHAVQPVTALQSEYSIWWTPIEAEILPTCEELGIGLVPYSPLGRGYLTGKVDENTTFAENDIRSRNPRFTQEAIKANRAVVELLEKIAAQKGGTPAQIALAWLLAQKPWIVPIPGSRRIERLDENNGAVNVELTASDLAEIHSVMANITVVGNRY comes from the coding sequence ATGCAAAAACGTAAACTCGGTAACAGCGGTCTGGAAGTCTCGGCGCTGGGTCTCGGCTGCATGCGGATGACCTTTGGCGACGCGCCAATCGGTGACCGGCAGGACATGATCGCTTTTCTCCACGCCGCCGTCGAGCGAGGCATCACCTTTTTCGATACGGCGGAGGTCTACGGACCGTTTACCAACGAAGATCTGCTCGGCGAAGCGCTGGAGCCGTTTCGTGGACAGGTCGTGATCGCCACCAAGTTCGGCTTCAAGCATGATCCTGAAAAGGGGCCGCATCCGTCTGTTGGGCTGGACAGCCGTCCAGAGCAGATCAGGCGGGTTGCTGAAGCATCCCTCAAGCGCCTGAGGGTTGATGCCATTGACCTCTTCTATCAGCACCGTGTCGACCCCAATGTCCCCATCGAGGACGTGGCTGGGGCGGTCCGCGACCTGATTCAGGCCGGCAAAGTCAAGCATTTCGGCTTATCTGAAGCAGACGCGACAACCATCCGCCGCGCTCATGCAGTGCAACCGGTCACTGCCCTGCAAAGCGAGTATTCGATCTGGTGGACACCCATTGAAGCCGAAATTCTGCCGACCTGCGAAGAACTCGGCATCGGCCTTGTGCCTTACAGTCCGCTGGGTCGGGGCTATTTGACTGGCAAAGTCGACGAGAACACCACGTTTGCCGAAAACGACATCCGCAGCCGCAACCCCCGTTTCACGCAGGAAGCGATCAAAGCGAATCGGGCTGTGGTTGAACTGCTTGAGAAGATTGCCGCACAGAAGGGCGGCACGCCGGCGCAGATCGCGCTCGCGTGGCTGCTGGCGCAAAAACCTTGGATTGTGCCCATTCCCGGCAGCCGCAGGATTGAGCGTCTGGATGAGAACAATGGCGCGGTGAATGTCGAATTGACAGCCAGCGATCTCGCTGAAATCCACAGCGTAATGGCAAACATCACCGTGGTCGGTAATCGCTATTAG
- a CDS encoding aldo/keto reductase encodes MSSIPNVVLNNGLEMPLLGFGVFQIEGAEVCERSVLDAIEVGYRLIDTAASYGNEAAVGSAIKRSGVARADLFITTKLWIQDTGYERTKQAFERSMQRLQLEYLDLYLIHQPFGDIYGAWRAMQELYHDGRVRAIGISNFHPDRVMDLMVHNEVVPAVNQIETHPFNQQIETHKFLNENKVQIESWGPFAEGRNNIFENPLLRSIAGKHGKTVAQVILRWLTQRGVVAIPKSVRRERMEENLNVFDIELSAEDMAAIATLDTRTSSFFDHRDPAMVKRLGEAKRTT; translated from the coding sequence ATGTCGTCTATTCCGAACGTCGTGCTGAATAATGGGCTGGAAATGCCCCTGCTGGGCTTTGGCGTCTTTCAGATTGAAGGCGCCGAAGTCTGCGAACGGAGCGTCCTCGACGCGATCGAGGTTGGCTATCGCCTGATTGACACGGCGGCTTCTTATGGCAATGAAGCCGCTGTCGGCAGCGCCATCAAGCGCAGTGGTGTGGCAAGAGCCGACTTGTTCATCACCACCAAGCTCTGGATTCAGGACACCGGCTATGAGCGCACCAAACAGGCATTCGAAAGATCGATGCAGCGGCTGCAGCTGGAATATCTGGATTTGTATCTGATCCATCAGCCCTTTGGCGATATCTACGGTGCCTGGCGTGCGATGCAAGAGTTGTACCATGACGGCCGTGTACGGGCGATCGGGATCAGCAACTTTCACCCGGATCGGGTGATGGACCTGATGGTCCACAACGAGGTTGTTCCTGCCGTGAATCAGATTGAGACGCATCCCTTTAATCAACAGATCGAAACCCACAAGTTCCTGAACGAGAACAAGGTTCAGATCGAATCGTGGGGGCCGTTTGCGGAGGGCAGAAACAATATCTTCGAAAACCCGCTGCTGCGATCCATCGCCGGCAAACATGGGAAAACCGTGGCGCAGGTCATTCTGCGCTGGCTGACCCAGCGTGGCGTCGTCGCGATTCCCAAGTCGGTTCGTCGCGAGAGAATGGAAGAAAACCTCAACGTGTTCGACATTGAACTCAGTGCTGAGGATATGGCGGCGATCGCTACGCTTGACACCAGGACGAGCAGTTTCTTCGATCACCGTGACCCAGCGATGGTGAAGCGGTTAGGGGAGGCGAAACGTACTACGTAA
- a CDS encoding nuclear transport factor 2 family protein, with protein sequence MQSANLEQEVIHLSAEKWRWMSECNVNSLDALFHEKSMFVHMGGSWGKAQELKIIESRGIHYKQADIHEVSVNIMGTTAILLNRITLLAVVGGNEVTNPFMVTEVYVQQEGSWKLGSLSFTKLLAP encoded by the coding sequence ATGCAGAGTGCAAACCTGGAACAGGAAGTCATCCATCTCTCTGCGGAGAAATGGCGCTGGATGTCAGAGTGCAATGTAAATTCCCTTGATGCGCTCTTCCATGAGAAGTCGATGTTTGTCCATATGGGCGGATCGTGGGGGAAAGCACAAGAACTCAAGATCATTGAAAGCCGAGGCATTCATTACAAACAAGCGGACATCCATGAAGTATCGGTGAATATCATGGGCACAACCGCTATCCTGTTGAACCGAATTACACTGTTAGCCGTTGTGGGCGGCAATGAGGTCACCAACCCGTTTATGGTGACAGAAGTCTATGTGCAGCAAGAGGGCAGTTGGAAGTTGGGTTCGCTCTCATTCACCAAGCTTCTCGCTCCTTAA
- a CDS encoding transporter, whose translation MIEFLVENPLFMLFLIAAIGYPLGHIKVKGSSLGVAAILFVGLAVGALDPNLKLPEVLSQLGLVIFVYTIGLSSGPGFFASLRRKGLRDNLFIVLMLLLGVALTMLVTTLLSLKPTVGAGMFSGSFTNTPALASVLDYIKSSPTQGNLEQLLTEPVVGYSVTYPMGVIGVILAIVLTQRLLKINYAQEAKTLPQSEVGRELQNRTVRITRPEATQKTIGQFIKEMRWDVVFGRLQHQHHQSLLSSAQSRFEVGDLVSIIGTAEELDRVVAYLGEPSDEKLELDRSELDYRRIFVSDAKVTGHSLRDLNLPQHFGALVTRLRRGDVDFLPHGDTILQLGDRVRVVAPRDHMDAISKFFGDSYRALSEIDFMTFSFGLALGMLLGQVPIPLPGGVIFKFGLAGGPLLVAMFLGRIGRTGPLVWTLPYSANLTLRQVGLILFLAAVGTRSGYAFVDTLTQGNGLTIFAAGAFVTFTVAMSTLWIGYKLLKIPLSILIGMLAGLGTQPAVLGFATEQTENDLPNLGYTAVYPTATIAKIILAQLLLVALQ comes from the coding sequence ATGATCGAATTTCTCGTCGAAAACCCGCTCTTCATGCTGTTCCTGATCGCCGCCATCGGCTATCCCCTGGGGCATATCAAGGTCAAAGGCAGCAGTCTGGGCGTGGCCGCCATTCTGTTTGTGGGCCTTGCCGTCGGCGCGCTTGATCCTAACCTGAAGCTGCCGGAAGTCCTCAGTCAGCTGGGGCTGGTCATCTTCGTTTATACCATCGGCCTCAGCAGCGGCCCCGGTTTCTTTGCCTCGCTCCGCCGCAAGGGTCTGCGCGATAACCTGTTTATCGTCCTCATGCTCCTGCTTGGCGTCGCGCTGACCATGCTGGTGACCACGCTCCTCAGCCTCAAACCGACCGTCGGGGCAGGGATGTTCTCCGGCAGCTTTACCAATACCCCGGCGCTCGCCAGCGTACTCGACTACATCAAAAGCTCGCCAACCCAGGGAAACCTCGAGCAGCTGCTCACCGAGCCCGTCGTCGGTTATTCCGTCACCTATCCAATGGGCGTCATCGGCGTCATCCTCGCCATCGTCCTCACCCAGCGCCTTCTGAAAATCAATTACGCTCAGGAAGCCAAAACCCTCCCGCAGTCCGAAGTCGGCCGGGAGCTCCAGAACCGCACCGTGCGGATTACCCGCCCCGAAGCGACTCAGAAAACCATCGGTCAGTTCATTAAAGAGATGCGCTGGGATGTCGTCTTCGGCCGCCTGCAGCATCAGCATCACCAGTCGCTCCTGTCCAGCGCTCAGAGCCGCTTTGAAGTGGGCGATCTCGTCAGCATCATCGGCACAGCCGAAGAGCTTGACCGTGTCGTGGCTTACCTCGGCGAACCCTCTGACGAGAAACTTGAGCTTGACCGCAGCGAACTCGACTACCGGCGGATATTCGTCTCGGATGCCAAGGTGACCGGACACAGTCTCCGCGACCTCAACCTGCCACAGCATTTCGGCGCCCTCGTTACCCGTCTGCGCCGTGGCGATGTCGACTTTCTGCCCCATGGCGACACCATCCTCCAGTTGGGCGACCGCGTGCGGGTGGTTGCGCCGCGCGATCACATGGACGCCATCAGCAAATTCTTCGGCGACTCGTACCGCGCCCTCAGCGAAATTGACTTCATGACCTTCAGCTTCGGGCTGGCGCTCGGCATGCTGCTCGGGCAGGTGCCCATCCCGCTCCCTGGCGGCGTGATCTTCAAGTTCGGTCTGGCTGGCGGCCCGCTGCTCGTCGCCATGTTCCTCGGCCGGATCGGCCGTACCGGCCCGCTGGTCTGGACTCTCCCCTACAGCGCCAACCTCACCTTGCGACAGGTCGGTTTGATCCTATTCCTTGCGGCCGTTGGCACCCGCTCCGGCTATGCCTTTGTCGACACGCTGACGCAGGGTAACGGTCTGACCATCTTCGCTGCTGGCGCCTTCGTCACCTTCACCGTCGCCATGAGCACGCTCTGGATCGGCTACAAGCTCCTGAAGATCCCGCTCAGCATCCTGATCGGTATGCTGGCCGGCCTGGGGACTCAGCCGGCCGTCCTCGGCTTCGCCACCGAACAGACCGAGAACGATCTGCCCAATCTCGGCTATACCGCCGTCTATCCGACCGCCACAATCGCCAAGATCATCCTGGCCCAGTTGCTGCTCGTCGCGCTCCAGTAA
- a CDS encoding SH3 domain-containing protein: protein MANPKVRPNDDGIRIRETPGDGRPIGIVGRLHTLDSLESAAETRRKVGIPNEWLLIRKDDGTTGFVAAQFLELVSAPNEPPRLVRCISGGLRIRETPGSGAPVGTMLLNEIAESLESDDETERKLGTLGLWLRVRDREGVVGYVAAWFMGPPGTPAPAPDPAPRPTPVPVEPPAPAEPDKVYVRPIDDGLRIREFPRDGQPIGQANIVTTLESLEPAADSRAKIGVQGQWLNVKTQSGIAGFVAAWMVIETEPPTPIARPGGVNIVGINLDQFHPLGTPDPQRFKGMGWVRFGYNVSMGRGSQDIQAAYNLYRPLAERYARAGMKVMFCFTHQTYGEGRDEFWPWPAMTDDKWRRLTDRFVDMINRIAEEFAGQDLVHCWQVWNEQDAPIGAPASVPMLARNYAHMLGRSIQAIRAADPNTAIITGGHTGGPGPGSNYARAVISALPAGTLPDGIACHPYGRGPRAFTRYANFGDIREELNAYLSVLPDRPVWLSEWGALDKEGDAPGEVANYAVEFVDVVNREYGGRVAALIWYAWAMGMHNGYGVVGRDGQPLQPLFDRFLGLHG from the coding sequence ATGGCAAATCCGAAGGTGCGGCCAAACGACGACGGTATCCGTATCCGTGAGACGCCCGGGGACGGTCGGCCCATCGGCATCGTCGGCAGACTTCACACGCTCGACTCGCTGGAGAGCGCCGCCGAAACCCGCCGCAAGGTCGGTATCCCCAACGAATGGCTGCTGATCCGCAAGGATGACGGCACCACCGGCTTTGTTGCCGCCCAGTTCCTCGAACTGGTCAGCGCTCCCAACGAACCGCCGCGCCTGGTACGCTGCATCAGTGGCGGGCTGCGGATTCGCGAAACGCCGGGCAGCGGCGCGCCTGTCGGCACCATGCTGCTCAACGAGATCGCCGAGTCGCTCGAAAGCGACGACGAGACCGAACGCAAGCTGGGTACGCTTGGACTCTGGCTGCGTGTGCGCGATCGCGAAGGCGTGGTCGGCTATGTGGCCGCGTGGTTTATGGGACCGCCGGGAACACCCGCGCCGGCGCCTGACCCGGCTCCGCGCCCGACGCCTGTGCCAGTTGAGCCGCCAGCCCCGGCTGAACCCGACAAGGTTTATGTCCGGCCGATTGACGATGGACTCCGCATCCGCGAATTCCCGCGCGACGGTCAGCCCATCGGCCAGGCTAACATCGTCACCACCCTCGAATCGCTCGAACCCGCCGCGGACTCGCGGGCCAAGATCGGCGTTCAGGGACAGTGGCTGAACGTGAAGACCCAGTCCGGCATCGCCGGCTTTGTCGCCGCCTGGATGGTCATCGAAACCGAGCCTCCCACGCCTATTGCGCGGCCCGGCGGTGTCAACATCGTCGGCATCAACCTCGACCAGTTCCATCCCCTCGGCACGCCTGACCCGCAGCGCTTCAAGGGCATGGGCTGGGTGCGCTTCGGCTATAACGTCAGTATGGGCCGCGGTTCGCAGGATATTCAGGCTGCCTATAACCTCTATCGTCCGCTGGCCGAGCGCTATGCGCGTGCCGGGATGAAGGTCATGTTCTGCTTCACGCACCAGACCTATGGCGAAGGCCGCGACGAGTTCTGGCCCTGGCCGGCCATGACCGACGACAAGTGGCGTCGCCTTACCGACCGCTTCGTCGATATGATCAACCGGATCGCCGAAGAGTTTGCCGGACAGGATCTCGTCCACTGCTGGCAGGTCTGGAACGAACAGGACGCGCCCATCGGTGCCCCGGCCTCCGTGCCGATGCTGGCCCGCAACTATGCGCACATGCTTGGCCGTTCGATTCAGGCCATCCGTGCGGCGGACCCCAACACCGCCATCATCACTGGCGGTCATACCGGTGGGCCGGGTCCCGGCAGCAACTACGCGCGTGCGGTCATCTCCGCGCTGCCTGCTGGCACGCTGCCCGATGGCATCGCTTGTCACCCCTATGGCCGTGGGCCGCGCGCCTTCACCCGCTATGCCAACTTCGGCGACATCCGCGAGGAGCTCAATGCCTATCTCTCCGTGCTGCCTGACCGTCCCGTCTGGCTGAGCGAGTGGGGCGCGCTCGACAAGGAAGGCGATGCGCCCGGCGAGGTTGCCAATTACGCCGTCGAGTTCGTCGATGTCGTCAACCGTGAATATGGCGGGCGCGTCGCGGCGTTGATCTGGTACGCCTGGGCGATGGGCATGCACAATGGCTACGGCGTTGTTGGCCGTGACGGTCAGCCGCTGCAACCCTTGTTCGACCGCTTCCTCGGCCTGCACGGCTGA
- a CDS encoding glycosyltransferase family 1 protein has product MKVTLMAFGSRGDIQPFVALATALQARGHQVMVAAPSDFDALFAAHGIPATTIPLNSRAILEKYAASRRNWGRIGFIRFLIREVLPEMRRVFHTAAGALHDAAQGADLIIAHGFLVPYAYSIHQHLGIPLILGIAAPLVKTSAYPSPMFPPVRFGKAWIYPRSYGLLTRMVTFSMMGPMRAYRERVGLPALRPRAAREVLNEAQVPVLMHHSRHLMPPAPDWNANARVVGQWQLPAPEGWTPPESLQAFLAQGEPPVYIGFGSMPVANPAKMSQTIGEALRRAGLRGVLQAGWAGLAHEDEHLITIGDVPHDWLFPRVAAAVHHGGSGTTHSVLSAGKPALIVPFNADQPMWARRLVELGVGVPPIRPGRLTPENLAEALRTLTQDQPMRQRAEELGALLREEDGLTTACDFAEQYAK; this is encoded by the coding sequence ATGAAGGTTACGCTGATGGCATTTGGCTCGCGCGGGGACATTCAACCGTTCGTCGCGCTGGCCACAGCACTACAGGCGCGCGGGCATCAGGTAATGGTCGCTGCCCCCAGCGACTTCGACGCGCTGTTTGCGGCACACGGCATCCCCGCCACGACCATCCCGCTTAATTCGCGCGCGATCCTCGAAAAGTATGCGGCCAGCCGGCGGAATTGGGGCCGAATAGGATTCATTCGCTTCCTGATCCGTGAAGTCCTGCCGGAAATGCGACGGGTCTTCCACACGGCAGCCGGCGCGCTGCACGACGCGGCACAGGGCGCCGATCTGATCATCGCGCATGGCTTCCTTGTCCCGTATGCCTATTCGATCCACCAGCACCTCGGGATCCCGCTGATCCTGGGTATCGCGGCGCCGCTGGTCAAGACGAGCGCTTATCCCAGCCCGATGTTTCCGCCGGTCCGGTTCGGAAAGGCGTGGATCTACCCGCGCAGCTACGGCCTGCTGACCCGCATGGTCACGTTTTCGATGATGGGGCCGATGCGCGCCTACCGCGAGCGCGTCGGGCTCCCGGCGCTGCGCCCGCGCGCGGCGCGCGAAGTCCTGAACGAGGCGCAGGTGCCGGTATTGATGCATCACAGCAGACACCTGATGCCGCCAGCGCCCGATTGGAACGCGAATGCGCGGGTGGTGGGTCAGTGGCAGCTGCCGGCCCCGGAGGGGTGGACGCCGCCGGAGTCGCTGCAGGCGTTTCTGGCGCAGGGCGAGCCGCCGGTCTATATCGGCTTCGGCAGCATGCCGGTGGCAAACCCTGCGAAGATGTCGCAGACGATCGGCGAAGCGCTGCGCAGGGCTGGACTGCGGGGCGTGCTTCAGGCGGGCTGGGCGGGGTTAGCCCATGAGGACGAGCATCTGATTACCATCGGCGATGTGCCGCACGATTGGCTTTTTCCACGCGTCGCCGCGGCCGTCCATCACGGCGGCTCCGGGACAACGCACAGCGTACTCAGCGCGGGCAAGCCGGCGCTGATCGTGCCATTCAACGCGGATCAGCCGATGTGGGCGCGGCGACTGGTCGAGCTTGGCGTGGGGGTCCCGCCGATCCGGCCCGGCAGGCTAACGCCGGAGAATCTGGCGGAGGCGCTGCGAACCCTGACGCAGGACCAGCCGATGCGCCAGCGCGCCGAAGAACTGGGTGCGCTGCTGCGTGAAGAGGACGGGCTGACGACAGCCTGCGATTTCGCCGAGCAGTACGCGAAGTGA
- a CDS encoding J domain-containing protein — MRHMRHESYYAGDILLERLRQSGVLKHVLHDGGDIILFEMYSGERVSVQMIESSIPLYEIKNIVEANTREGIYSVFMLWAAMMVPEHGKVFKMTDWMAGFVALNGDRVYAYDTLDREVYLFSVFLHGDGPLRTTEWGYTLRAGTLTLREVTTGLPGLSGTWRVAAFETPVFTAEDVLTGNQPMSELDAAYALLGCIPGDDRDAVRSAYYIMARKYHPDANPGEDVTATMQKINAAYERLMEQLR, encoded by the coding sequence ATGAGACACATGCGCCACGAGTCGTATTATGCCGGAGACATTCTGCTCGAAAGACTGCGCCAGTCCGGCGTCCTGAAGCACGTCCTGCATGATGGCGGCGACATCATCCTGTTCGAGATGTATTCCGGCGAGCGCGTCAGCGTGCAGATGATCGAGAGCAGTATCCCGCTGTACGAGATCAAGAACATCGTCGAGGCGAACACCCGCGAGGGCATCTACAGCGTATTTATGCTGTGGGCGGCGATGATGGTCCCGGAACACGGCAAGGTCTTTAAGATGACCGACTGGATGGCCGGGTTCGTCGCGCTCAACGGGGACCGCGTCTATGCATACGACACGCTGGACCGCGAGGTGTACCTGTTCTCGGTCTTCCTGCACGGCGACGGCCCGCTGCGGACAACCGAATGGGGCTATACCCTGCGCGCCGGAACCCTAACGCTGCGCGAGGTCACGACTGGCCTGCCAGGACTGAGCGGCACGTGGCGGGTCGCGGCGTTCGAGACGCCGGTCTTCACGGCCGAGGACGTGCTGACCGGCAACCAGCCGATGAGCGAGCTGGACGCGGCGTATGCCCTACTCGGCTGCATCCCCGGTGACGACCGAGATGCCGTGCGGTCGGCCTATTACATCATGGCCCGCAAGTACCACCCCGACGCAAACCCCGGAGAGGATGTGACCGCGACGATGCAGAAGATCAACGCGGCTTACGAGCGGCTGATGGAACAGCTCAGGTAA